From the Microplitis mediator isolate UGA2020A chromosome 6, iyMicMedi2.1, whole genome shotgun sequence genome, one window contains:
- the LOC130669355 gene encoding zinc finger protein 341-like isoform X2, whose protein sequence is MAQSIFDALSGVSLDSSTVQSLLESQNLLPDIEHSDQDEEDIFQCGKCKCQYTSLHMFLLHKRSHLKKQEQTVDLSQYLISDNSQVQVHNEGPCQDPTTQYNPTETFIQSNQLTEPIILEESDMLFSMDQENSSYLTADTEFGVPIILNTENLENFTTPSLISDDNLLKDDSDDVHQPRTSDTSQDNVSYDVSSSNEIVPIDNNIMNDIVEGLETQENNTSPPLNLKYKCNYCHKQFAKKFYWQQHERSHTGEKPYQCVVCGRAFAQKSNVKKHMSSHKVWPGTAIHSLPPEAPPDGSIDRTYHCQFCKEIFDSYKALKGHLIVSHMTLKVYKCVQNSCSMMFADLDDFLEHTRSHKRSEYRCHVCGEIFNTLSDLGLHQYVHSVQKQKTTEKYYCCTVCKSSFSNLEALQHHTETTTHDYACPHCGKSFLIERFLRRHLKTHVSSAKFACEDCGKAFKTEQYLANHKLIHSEETPFICPQCPARFKRKDRLGRHMLIHDLTKRLKCPFRGYLGCMSEFSRPDKLKRHLLTHSNIKRFTCIQCNRDFNRAQATKHHEMSKHTFKCDICSETFKNKDQLNTHNCNQTVETKKYMSSQLPRKASGTFKPRKPTPKRQMVTKSTAAGFADKEKLKTDEVDKRMVSSDLLMLDNLEDLEDKKSLIENLNVPQDINAMDTFIKSDSSDEEEEIEIKEQEEDEDEEEEDMTSEMDFQSIQESTCIN, encoded by the exons ATGGCACAGTCTATTTTTGACGCTCTATCag gcgTTTCTTTAGATAGTTCTACAGTACAATCATTACTTGAATCACAAAATCTTTTGCCAGATATTGAACACTCag ATCAAGATGAAGAAGACATTTTCCAATgcggtaaatgtaaatgtcaATACACATCATTGCATATGTTTTTACTGCACAAAAGATCGCATCTGAAAAAACAAGAACAGACTGTTGATTTAAGTCAGTATTTAATAAGTGATAATAGTCAAGTACAAGTTCATAATGAGGGTCCATGTCAAGATCCTACCACACAGTACAATCCTACAGAAACATTTATACAAAGTAATCAACTTACCGAGCCGATAATACTTGAAGAATCTGATATGTTATTCAg CATGGAtcaagaaaattcaagttATCTGACAGCAGATACTGAATTTGGTGtaccaattattttaaacactgaaaatcttgaaaattttacaacacCGTCATTAATATCTGATGATAATTTGCTGAAAGATGACAGCGATGATGTACATCAGCCACGTACAAGTGATACATCACAAGATAATGTTTCTTATGATGTATCTTCTTCTAATGAAATTGTGccaattgataataatataatgaatGATATCGTAGAGGGTTTAGAAACACAAGAGAATAATACAAGTCcaccattaaatttaaag taCAAGTGTAATTATTGCCACAAACAatttgctaaaaaattttattggcaaCAACATGAGCGTTCTCATACAGGTGAGAAACCATATCAGTGTGTTGTTTGCGGACGTGCGTTTGCACAGAAGTCAAATGTTAAAAAACATATGTCATCGCACAAAGTATGGCCTGGTACGGCCATACATTCATTACCTCCAGAG gCACCACCTGATGGAAGTATTGATCGCACTTATCATTGTCAATTTTGTAAAGAGATATTTGATTCGTACAAAGCATTGAAAGGTCATTTGATAGTATCACATATGACATTGAAAGTATACAAATGCGTACAGAATAGTTGTAGTATGATGTTTGCCGATTTAGATGATTTTCTGGAGCACACGAGAAGTCATAAACGCTCAGAATATCGTTGTCACGTTTGCggtgaaatatttaatacactGTCTGATCTTGGTCTTCATCAGTATGTTCACTCCgtccaaaaacaaaaaacaactGAAAAATATTACTGTTGTACTGTTTGTAAATCATCATTTTCAAATCTCGAAGCACTTCAACATCATACCGAAACTACGACACATGATTATGCGTGTCCACATTGTGGTAAAAGTTTTCTTATTGAAAGATTTTTACGTCGACATTTAAAGACTCATGTATCCTCAGCTAAATTTGCATGTGAAGATTGTGGTAAAGCTTTTAAAACAGAGCAGTATCTTGCCAATCATAAGTTAATTCATAGTGAAGAAACTCCATTTATTTGTCCGCAATGTCCTGCTAGATTTAAACGTAAAGATCGGCTTGGTCGTCATATGCTAATTCATGATCTTACTAAAAGATTGAAATGTCCTTTTCGTGGTTATCTTGGTTGTATGAGTGAATTTTCACGACCAGATAAACTAAAAAGACATCTTCTTACTCACAGTAATATAAAACGATTCACTTGTATTCAATGTAATCGTGACTTTAATCGCGCTCAAGCGACAAAACATCACGAAATGAGTAAACATACTTTCAAATGTGATATTTGTTcagag acATTCAAGAATAAAGATCAACTGAATACACACAATTGTAATCAAACTGTTGAAACAAAGAAATATATGAGCTCACAGTTACCAAGAAAAGCCTCTGGTAcatttaaaccaagaaaaccGACACCAAAGCGGCAAATGGTAACGAAATCTACAGCTGCTGGGTTTGCTGATAAAgagaaattaaaaactgatGAAGTTGATAAGCGAATG GTATCATCAGATCTTTTGATGCTCGACAACTTGGAAGACttagaagataaaaaaagtttgatagaaaatttaaacgtACCACAAGATATAAATGCTATGgatacttttataaaatctgATTCATcagatgaagaagaagaaatagaaattaaagaacaagaagaagatgaagatgaagaagaagaagatatGACCAGTGAAATGGATTTCCAATCGATACAAGAGTCCACTTGtatcaattaa
- the LOC130669358 gene encoding uncharacterized protein LOC130669358, whose translation MLKFYFVKKKNFKYGNIKFSAELANVFGYHYECFNKVIVMKSKYKDDFDAFFKSQAIPKFSTSHDDQDPSATSTKIVSATSQQLPDASHSTVADINSTEAQSCTSASLDPRNDTHSLASVTISPIAIEKLRSYENQIKIEESDNETSEEALSSISIKNTACIFCGHKTKRVGKKKMNVTFSQAQSTIDTISRAAKAFDDTRLLSKLDNQKAVPYHAACFSTYHVRFKRQTTDRADDSYWHTNRDIHKQAFNALGNFIEEEVIKKKKIFYLTQLLSRYKALLLEFGEEKVCLADFEAYRAENLERKILTVYGDRLIIEASTGSLRKKILYADDIDVSMLDSESMMLETKNHEKLEDVAFDLRYCVKTHKRRRLSENLRVNGVIKNEFDIPKELYDFMSNLVEGPDVNSKNPDGNSVTIESLCSDIINAIT comes from the exons atgttaaaattttatttcgtaaaaaaaaaaaatttcaaatatggTAATATAAAATTCAGTGCTGAGTTAGCCAATGTGTTTGGTTATCACTATGAGTGTTTCAATAAAGTAATAGTTATGAAGTCAAAGTACAAAGATGATTTTGATGCCTTTTTTAAATCACAAGCA ATaccaaaattttcaacatCTCACGATGATCAGGATCCATCTGCAACttctacaaaaattgtctCTGCAACAAGCCAGCAGCTCCCAGACGCTTCTCATTCTACTGTTGCAGATATAAATTCTACAGAG GCTCAATCTTGTACATCAGCATCTCTAGATCCAAGAAATGATACTCACAGTTTAGCGTCTGTGACCATTTCACCAATCgcgattgaaaaattaagaTCCTATGAaaaccaaataaaaattgaagaatCGGATAATGAAACATCTGAGGAAGCACTTTCATCTATATCGATTAAAAATACAGCCTGTATTTTTTGTGGACACAAAACCAAACGAGTtggcaagaaaaaaatgaacgtgACATTTTCACAGGCTCAGTCAACTATTGATACCATCTCCAGAGCAGCTAAAGCATTCGATGATACTCGCTTGCTGTCAAAACTGGATAATCAGAAGGCAGTACCTTATCATGCAGCCTGTTTTTCTACTTATCATGTCCGATTCAAGCGCCAGACGACGGATCGGGCTGATGATAGTTACTGGCATACAAACAGAGATATTCATAAACAGGCATTTAATGCACTTGGGAACTTTATTGAGGAAGAAGTGATCaagaagaagaaaatattttacttgacACAATTGTTGTCTCGGTACAAAGCTTTGCTGTTAGAGTTTGGAGAAGAGAAAGTATGTCTGGCTGACTTTGAAGCGTATAGAGCTGAAAatttagaaagaaaaattttaacagttTATGGAGATCGACTAATCATTGAAGCATCTACCGGTtcattgcgaaaaaaaattttatatgcaGACGATATCGATGTTTCCATGCTGGACAGTGAATCAATGATGTTAGAAACTAAAAACCATGAAAAGTTAGAGGATGTGGCTTTTGATTTGCGGTATTGTGTAAAAACACATAAAAGGAGAAGGCTATCAGAAAATTTACGCGTGAATGGTGTTATTAAAAACGAATTTGACATTCCGAAAGAACTTTATGATTTTATGAGTAATTTAGTCGAAGGACCGGATGTGAATAGTAAAAATCCTGATGGGAATTCGGTTACAATTGAATCGTTGTGTAGTGACATCATTAATGCTATTACTTAA
- the LOC130669355 gene encoding zinc finger protein 341-like isoform X1 — translation MAQSIFDALSGVSLDSSTVQSLLESQNLLPDIEHSAIDQDEEDIFQCGKCKCQYTSLHMFLLHKRSHLKKQEQTVDLSQYLISDNSQVQVHNEGPCQDPTTQYNPTETFIQSNQLTEPIILEESDMLFSMDQENSSYLTADTEFGVPIILNTENLENFTTPSLISDDNLLKDDSDDVHQPRTSDTSQDNVSYDVSSSNEIVPIDNNIMNDIVEGLETQENNTSPPLNLKYKCNYCHKQFAKKFYWQQHERSHTGEKPYQCVVCGRAFAQKSNVKKHMSSHKVWPGTAIHSLPPEAPPDGSIDRTYHCQFCKEIFDSYKALKGHLIVSHMTLKVYKCVQNSCSMMFADLDDFLEHTRSHKRSEYRCHVCGEIFNTLSDLGLHQYVHSVQKQKTTEKYYCCTVCKSSFSNLEALQHHTETTTHDYACPHCGKSFLIERFLRRHLKTHVSSAKFACEDCGKAFKTEQYLANHKLIHSEETPFICPQCPARFKRKDRLGRHMLIHDLTKRLKCPFRGYLGCMSEFSRPDKLKRHLLTHSNIKRFTCIQCNRDFNRAQATKHHEMSKHTFKCDICSETFKNKDQLNTHNCNQTVETKKYMSSQLPRKASGTFKPRKPTPKRQMVTKSTAAGFADKEKLKTDEVDKRMVSSDLLMLDNLEDLEDKKSLIENLNVPQDINAMDTFIKSDSSDEEEEIEIKEQEEDEDEEEEDMTSEMDFQSIQESTCIN, via the exons ATGGCACAGTCTATTTTTGACGCTCTATCag gcgTTTCTTTAGATAGTTCTACAGTACAATCATTACTTGAATCACAAAATCTTTTGCCAGATATTGAACACTCag cGATAGATCAAGATGAAGAAGACATTTTCCAATgcggtaaatgtaaatgtcaATACACATCATTGCATATGTTTTTACTGCACAAAAGATCGCATCTGAAAAAACAAGAACAGACTGTTGATTTAAGTCAGTATTTAATAAGTGATAATAGTCAAGTACAAGTTCATAATGAGGGTCCATGTCAAGATCCTACCACACAGTACAATCCTACAGAAACATTTATACAAAGTAATCAACTTACCGAGCCGATAATACTTGAAGAATCTGATATGTTATTCAg CATGGAtcaagaaaattcaagttATCTGACAGCAGATACTGAATTTGGTGtaccaattattttaaacactgaaaatcttgaaaattttacaacacCGTCATTAATATCTGATGATAATTTGCTGAAAGATGACAGCGATGATGTACATCAGCCACGTACAAGTGATACATCACAAGATAATGTTTCTTATGATGTATCTTCTTCTAATGAAATTGTGccaattgataataatataatgaatGATATCGTAGAGGGTTTAGAAACACAAGAGAATAATACAAGTCcaccattaaatttaaag taCAAGTGTAATTATTGCCACAAACAatttgctaaaaaattttattggcaaCAACATGAGCGTTCTCATACAGGTGAGAAACCATATCAGTGTGTTGTTTGCGGACGTGCGTTTGCACAGAAGTCAAATGTTAAAAAACATATGTCATCGCACAAAGTATGGCCTGGTACGGCCATACATTCATTACCTCCAGAG gCACCACCTGATGGAAGTATTGATCGCACTTATCATTGTCAATTTTGTAAAGAGATATTTGATTCGTACAAAGCATTGAAAGGTCATTTGATAGTATCACATATGACATTGAAAGTATACAAATGCGTACAGAATAGTTGTAGTATGATGTTTGCCGATTTAGATGATTTTCTGGAGCACACGAGAAGTCATAAACGCTCAGAATATCGTTGTCACGTTTGCggtgaaatatttaatacactGTCTGATCTTGGTCTTCATCAGTATGTTCACTCCgtccaaaaacaaaaaacaactGAAAAATATTACTGTTGTACTGTTTGTAAATCATCATTTTCAAATCTCGAAGCACTTCAACATCATACCGAAACTACGACACATGATTATGCGTGTCCACATTGTGGTAAAAGTTTTCTTATTGAAAGATTTTTACGTCGACATTTAAAGACTCATGTATCCTCAGCTAAATTTGCATGTGAAGATTGTGGTAAAGCTTTTAAAACAGAGCAGTATCTTGCCAATCATAAGTTAATTCATAGTGAAGAAACTCCATTTATTTGTCCGCAATGTCCTGCTAGATTTAAACGTAAAGATCGGCTTGGTCGTCATATGCTAATTCATGATCTTACTAAAAGATTGAAATGTCCTTTTCGTGGTTATCTTGGTTGTATGAGTGAATTTTCACGACCAGATAAACTAAAAAGACATCTTCTTACTCACAGTAATATAAAACGATTCACTTGTATTCAATGTAATCGTGACTTTAATCGCGCTCAAGCGACAAAACATCACGAAATGAGTAAACATACTTTCAAATGTGATATTTGTTcagag acATTCAAGAATAAAGATCAACTGAATACACACAATTGTAATCAAACTGTTGAAACAAAGAAATATATGAGCTCACAGTTACCAAGAAAAGCCTCTGGTAcatttaaaccaagaaaaccGACACCAAAGCGGCAAATGGTAACGAAATCTACAGCTGCTGGGTTTGCTGATAAAgagaaattaaaaactgatGAAGTTGATAAGCGAATG GTATCATCAGATCTTTTGATGCTCGACAACTTGGAAGACttagaagataaaaaaagtttgatagaaaatttaaacgtACCACAAGATATAAATGCTATGgatacttttataaaatctgATTCATcagatgaagaagaagaaatagaaattaaagaacaagaagaagatgaagatgaagaagaagaagatatGACCAGTGAAATGGATTTCCAATCGATACAAGAGTCCACTTGtatcaattaa